Sequence from the Streptomyces mobaraensis NBRC 13819 = DSM 40847 genome:
CCGTCCGCCGGGGCGTCCGGGTCGCCGGACAGGGCGGCGGGGTCCTCGTCCCAGGCCCGCCGTACCCCCGCCGAGACCTCACGGTCGCCGCCGGTGAACAGCGTGCTCAGTTCGTCCATGCGGGCGGCCAGCCGCCGCGCCCGGGGGTCGGCGGGCGGCACCCCGTCCGCGCGCAGCCGTTCCGCGCGGCGGTAGAGCTCGGGCCACTCGACCTCCAGCAAGTAGTGCGCGGCGGGACCGAGGGCGGCGGCGCGGGCGCTCAGGACGCCGATGCCGTCGGCGTCCAGGTGCCGCCGGAGCACCCGCTCGCCGTGGCCGGCGGCGCCGCCGGCCGCACGCAGGGCGTCGAGCAGCGGACCGATCGGGGCCGGGGACCGACCGGAGCCGCGCGCGTCCCCGGGGCCCCGCACCTCCCCGGCCCCGTCCACCTCTCCGGGCCTGTCCGCCCCTCCGGACCCGCCCGCGTCCCCGGACCCGCCGGCGTCCCCAGCCTCCCCGGGTCCGTCCGCCTCCCCGGACCGGTTCACCGCCCCGGAGCCGCCCACCTCCCCGGCCCCGTCCAGCGCGTCCTGCAGCCGGACGAGCCGCCGCCGCAGGGTGCCGAGCCGCGCGAGCGACGCCTCCACCTCGGCCAGGTGGTCGCGGACGACGCGGGCGGGGTCGACGCCGGAGTCGAGGCAGAGGCCGATGGTCTCCAGGCTCAGTCCGAGGCCGCGCAGCGCGAGCACCTGGTAGAGCCGGACGACGTCCGCCTCCGTGTACTCGCGATGGCCGCCGGCGGTGCGCCGGGACGGACGGAGCAGCCCGATGCCGTCCCAGTGGTGGAGGGTGCGCACGGTCAGCCCGCTGGCCTCGGCCAGCGGACCCACGCGCCAGGTCGTGGAGGTCGTGGAAGGGGAAGCGATCACCAGCCCACCCTGCCTCCTCACGCGACGTGAGGTTCAAGCCGCGCCGCCGAACGGCAGAGAGCGTGGCTGAGGCCCGGCCGGTCCCGTCCCTCCGTACGACGGGCGCGAGGTCCGGCGCCCGGAGCGCGGGAGGGGCGACGTCACCCGTCCGGCCCACATGGTTCGCCGCCCGCCACCGCGCGCGCCTACGTTCGTGAGGACGGACCGGGCGGGCCGGCCGGCCGACCGGGTATCCGAGGGCCGACGAACCGACGAACAAGGACCGACGAACCGAGGAGAGCGCCATGGCCGGTCTCATGCGGAAGAGTTTCGACGCCCCGGAGGAGGTCCGGCCGTTCGAGGACGGCAAGGGGCGGCTGGAGCTGGTGAGCCTCAGCACCGGGCCGGTGGGCCGGGCGACGTTCGAGCCGGGGTGGCGTTGGTCGACGCACGTCGGCCCGATCGCCGGCACCGACAGCTGTCAGGCCGCGCACACGTCGTACGTCGTCTCGGGCCGGATCAGGGTCGTGATGGACGACGGGCAGGAGGAGGAGTTCGGCCCCGGCGACGTCATGTCCTGCCCGCCGGGGCACGACGCCTGGGTGGTGGGCGGCGAACCCTGCGTGGTCATCGACTGGCAGGGGTTCGCGGACTACGCGAAGCGGTGACGCGGGGCGGGTCGCTGAGCGGTGACGCAGGGCAGGGGCGCAGGGCGATGACCCAGCACGGTGACGCAGGGCAGTGACGCGGAGCGCCCCCTCAAAGCCCCCCCCACGCACCCCACCACACCCACCCACCCCCTGCGACTCTCGTCACCCTCCACCCCCGCCTCCCCGAAGCATCCGACGGCGACATCCGGCCGCACACGCGCCCCGCGATATCCCCCGGAACCGCCCAACACCACCGACCGGACCGCCGGGCCCGCCCCCGCCGCACCCGCGTCGCGGCAGCACCGGGCCCGTCCCGTCGCCCGCCCGACGCCCTTGCCCGTACGGCAAGTTGAAGGTGACCTCCCCGTCGCATCTCCCTGTTCACGTCGCCGCGGGCCCGCGCCCCACCCCCCGTACCGCCGGCCCCCGCGGCGGCCGCCCGGCGGACTCCGCGCCTCCGCCGGAGCGCCGCGCGGCCCCCGAAGTCCCCCCGCCGGAGCCCGTCCGCGGCGTTTGAAGGCCCTGTGGAGAGGGCCGGACCGGTGCTGACGCCGGGGCCCCGGACAGGGCAGACTGGCCGGTGCCACCGAGCAGGACGAGCAGGGGGTCACGATGGCCGGCGACACAGAGCACGGACAGCGACTGCGCTTCGCCGTGCTCGGGCCCGTCCGCGCCTGGCGCGGCGGCGAGGAACTGCGGACCGGTTCGCCCCAGCAACGCGCCCTGCTCGCCGCGCTGCTGCTGCGCGGCGGCCGGACGGCCACGGCCGCGGAGCTGGTGGACGCGCTGTGGGGCGACGAGCCCCCGCACGCGGCGCTCGCCGCGCTGCGCACCTACGCGTCCCGGCTCCGCAAGGCGTTCGGGCCGGACGCGGACGTCCTGGCCAGCGAGGCGGGCGGGTACGCGCTCCGGGCCGGCGTCGGCTGCCTGGACATCGACTCCGCGGAGCGCCTCGCCGCCGAGGCCGAGAAGGCCCGCGCCGCGGGCAACGGCACCCGGGCCAGGGCGCTCATCACCGAGGCCCTGGCCGTCTGGGACGGCGAGCCGCTCGCGCACGTCCCCGGCCCGTACGCCGAGACCCAGCGCGCCCGCCTGGAGGAGTGGCGACTCGGCCTGGTGGAGACCCGGCTCGACCTGGACCTGGAGCTCGGCCACCACGCGGAGGCCGTCTCGGAGCTCACCGCGCTGACCGCCGCGCACCCGCTGCGCGAGCGGCTGCGCGAACTGCTGATGCTCGCCCTGTACCGCAGCGGCCGGCAGGCCGAGGCGCTGGCCGTGTACACGGACACCCGGCGGCTGCTCGACGACGAACTGGGCGTCGAGCCGTGCGCCGAGCTCTCGGAACTCCAGCAGCGCATCCTGCGCGGCGACGCCGACCTCGCGCCGCACCCGTCGGGCGACCGCGCCGGCACCGGCCTCTCGTTCGTCCGGCCCGCCCAGCTCCCGGCCACCGTCCCCGACTTCACCGGCCGGGACGCGTTCGTCCAGGAGCTCAGCCACCAGCTGGCGAC
This genomic interval carries:
- a CDS encoding cupin domain-containing protein; protein product: MAGLMRKSFDAPEEVRPFEDGKGRLELVSLSTGPVGRATFEPGWRWSTHVGPIAGTDSCQAAHTSYVVSGRIRVVMDDGQEEEFGPGDVMSCPPGHDAWVVGGEPCVVIDWQGFADYAKR
- a CDS encoding MerR family transcriptional regulator, with the protein product MIASPSTTSTTWRVGPLAEASGLTVRTLHHWDGIGLLRPSRRTAGGHREYTEADVVRLYQVLALRGLGLSLETIGLCLDSGVDPARVVRDHLAEVEASLARLGTLRRRLVRLQDALDGAGEVGGSGAVNRSGEADGPGEAGDAGGSGDAGGSGGADRPGEVDGAGEVRGPGDARGSGRSPAPIGPLLDALRAAGGAAGHGERVLRRHLDADGIGVLSARAAALGPAAHYLLEVEWPELYRRAERLRADGVPPADPRARRLAARMDELSTLFTGGDREVSAGVRRAWDEDPAALSGDPDAPADGWRDLSAYLDAARRG